Proteins encoded within one genomic window of Pseudochaenichthys georgianus unplaced genomic scaffold, fPseGeo1.2 scaffold_425_arrow_ctg1, whole genome shotgun sequence:
- the LOC117442404 gene encoding pepsin A-like, which produces MQRAFVLCAVVALSECLFQVPLEKGKTARENLEEQGLWEEYRLKYPYNPMVKFDDSFAVGDESMTNDADLAYYGIISIGTPPQSFKVIFDTGSSNLWIPSIYCNSRACNNHDKFNPSTSSTFRNNGHTLRIQYGTGSMTGFLGYDTVTVGGLAVKNQIIGLSQTEAPFMQYMRADGILGLAYPRLSASGATPVFDNMMSENLVNKDMFSVYLSSDTQQGSVVTFGGIDPNHYSGSISWIPLSRELYWQITVDSVTVNGEVVACNGGCQAIVDTGTSLIVGPQSSISNINSKVGATNNNGDYMVNCNSIAQLPDVIFHIHGETFTIPGSGYVRGSQSYGCRTGFGNGGDNLWILGDVFIRQYYAIFSRGQNMVGLAKAR; this is translated from the exons ATGCAGCGTGCCTTTGTTCTGTGTGCCGTGGTGGCGCTGTCCGAGTGCCTCTTCCA GGTTCCTCTGGAGAAGGGTAAGACAGCGAGGGAGAACCTGGAAGAGCAAGGTCTTTGGGAGGAATACCGTCTCAAATACCCGTACAACCCCATGGTCAAGTTTGACGATAGCTTTGCTGTCGGCGACGAGTCCATGACCAACGACGCTGAT CTGGCTTACTATGGCATCATCTCCATCGGGACCCCTCCTCAATCCTTCAAGGTCATCTTCGACACCGGATCCTCCAACCTGTGGATTCCCTCGATCTACTGCAACAGCCGCGCCTGCA ACAACCACGATAAGTTTAACCCCAGCACCAGCAGCACCTTCAGAAATAACGGCCATACTCTCAGGATCCAGTACGGCACCGGCAGCATGACCGGATTCCTGGGATACGACACTGTGACC GTGGGTGGACTCGCTGTGAAGAACCAGATCATCGGCCTGAGTCAGACTGAAGCTCCCTTCATGCAGTACATGCGCGCTGACGGTATCCTCGGCCTGGCGTACCCTCGCCTGTCTGCATCCGGCGCTACACCCGTCTTCGACAACATGATGAGTGAGAATCTGGTCAACAAGGACATGTTCTCCGTGTACCTGAGCTC TGACACTCAGCAAGGCAGTGTGGTGACCTTTGGTGGCATTGACCCCAACCATTATTCTGGTTCCATCTCCTGGATCCCCCTCTCCCGCGAGCTGTACTGGCAGATCACAGTGGACAG TGTTACTGTCAATGGTGAGGTTGTGGCCTGTAATGGCGGCTGCCAGGCTATCGTTGATACAGGTACTTCTCTGATTGTCGGACCTCAGAGCAGCATCAGCAACATCAACAGCAAAGTGGGAGCTACCAACAACAACGGAGAC TATATGGTCAACTGCAACAGCATTGCCCAATTGCCTGATGTGATCTTCCACATCCACGGAGAGACCTTCACAATCCCAGGCTCTGGCTACGTCCGCGGG TCTCAGTCCTATGGCTGCCGTACTGGCTTCGGTAACGGAGGAGACAACCTGTGGATCCTGGGAGACGTCTTCATCAGACAGTACTACGCCATCTTCAGCAGAGGCCAGAACATGGTGGGTCTGGCCAAGGCTAGATGA